The following are from one region of the Cynocephalus volans isolate mCynVol1 chromosome 17, mCynVol1.pri, whole genome shotgun sequence genome:
- the LOC134365970 gene encoding olfactory receptor 1G1-like, whose translation MKPGNHTSVSEFLLLGLSEQQEQQPLLFGIFLAMFLVTVVGNILIILAIGSDPHLYTPMYFFLANFSLTDLCLSSTTVPRMLVNIQAHRCAIPYAECLSQIYFFLWFIGVDVFLLAVMAYDRFVAICHPLHYTLVMSPRCCVLLVVMSLVLAHSYSLTHTILLAQLSFCTDNIIPHFFCELLPLLKLSCSSTFANQCVLMYWGGALTILIPLLIIISYVRIVAAIVQVPSASGKWKAFSTCGSHLSAVCLFYVSSIGVYFIPSTADSASRDRVASVMYAVVTPMLNPFIYSLRNRDMKRALGRLLSRRALQSP comes from the coding sequence ATGAAACCGGGAAACCACACCAGTGTCTCTGAATTCCTCCTCCTGGGCCTCTCTGAGCAGCAGGAACAGCAGCCTCTCCTCTTTGGCATCTTCCTGGCAATGTTCTTGGTCACCGTGGTGGGGAATATTCTGATCATCTTGGCCATTGGCTCTGATCCACACCTctacacccccatgtacttcttcctggcCAACTTCTCCCTCACTGACCTGTGCTTATCATCTACCACGGTCCCCAGGATGCTGGTGAACATCCAGGCTCACAGGTGTGCCATCCCCTATGCTGAATGCCTGTCCCAGATCTATTTCTTTCTGTGGTTCATTGGTGTCGATGTTTTCCTCCTGGCGGTGATGGCATATGACCGGTTTGTGGCCATCTGCCATCCCCTTCACTACACCTTGGTTATGAGTCCCAGATGCTGCGTCCTGCTGGTGGTCATGTCCCTAGTCCTTGCACATTCATACTCTCTAACCCACACCATTCTCCTGGCTCAGTTATCCTTCTGTACTGACAACATCATCCCCCACTTCTTTTGTGAACTTCTCCCCCTGTTGAAGCTCTCTTGTTCCAGTACTTTTGCCAACCAGTGTGTGCTGATGTACTGGGGAGGGGCATTAACCATCTTGATCCCCTTGCTAATCATCATTTCATATGTCCGCATTGTGGCTGCCATCGTGCAAGTCCCATCAGCAAGTGGGAAGTGGAAGGCTTTCTCCACCTGCGGCTCCCACCTCTCAGCGGTCTGCTTGTTCTATGTGTCTTCCATTGGGGTGTACTTCATCCCCTCTACTGCTGATTCAGCCAGCAGAGACAGGGTTGCATCTGTGATGTACGCTGTGGTGACTCCCATGctgaaccccttcatctacagcctgagAAACAGAGACATGAAGAGGGCTTTGGGGAGACTCCTGAGCAGGAGGGCACTGCAATCTCCATGA